Proteins encoded by one window of Panicum virgatum strain AP13 chromosome 7N, P.virgatum_v5, whole genome shotgun sequence:
- the LOC120683950 gene encoding cytochrome P450 87A3-like gives MQPYLQLASLRLATTIPLSRKLYTAKLLVTSEAMDSMAYIALCAAALATLVALLRWAYRWSHPKSKGRLPPGSMGIPLLGETVQFFAPNPTCDVSPFVKERVRRYGSIFKTSIVGRQVVVSADPDMNYFVFQQEGKLFESWYPDTFTEIFGRDNVGSLHGFMYKYLKTLVLRLYGQENLKAVLVAETDAACRGSLAAWAAQPSVELKEGLSTMIFDLTAKKLIGYDTSKSSESLRKNFVAFIRGLISFPVNIPGTAYHECMEGRKNAMRVLKSMMKERMADPERRCEDFFDHVIQELRREKPLLTEAIALDLMFVLLFASFETTALALTLGVKLLTENPKVVDALREEHDAIARNRKDPDAPVTWAEYRSMTFTNQVIMEMVRLANIVPGIFRKALQDVEIKGYTIPAGWGIMVCPPAVHLNPDIYEDPLAFNPWRWQNKPEITGGTKHFMAFGGGLRFCVGTDFSRVLMATFIHSLVTKYSWRTIKGGNIVRTPGLGFPDGFHIQIVPRN, from the exons ATGCAACCATATCTTCagctagcttctctccgcctCGCCACCACCATCCCTCTCTCGCGGAAATTATATACCGCGAAGCTTCTTGTCACCTCGGAGGCCATGGATTCCATGGCCTATATAGCGCTCTGCGCCGCGGCATTggcgaccctcgtcgccctcctCCGCTGGGCGTACCGGTGGAGCCACCCCAAGTCCAAGGGCAGGCTCCCGCCGGGCTCCATGGGCATCCCTCTCCTCGGCGAGACGGTGCAGTTCTTCGCGCCCAACCCGACCTGCGACGTCTCCCCCTTCGTGAAGGAGAGGGTGAGGCGGTACGggagcatcttcaagaccagCATCGTGGGGCGGCAGGTGGTGGTGTCGGCGGACCCGGACATGAACTACTTCGTGTTCCAGCAGGAGGGCAAGCTATTCGAGAGCTGGTACCCGGACACCTTCACCGAGATCTTCGGCCGCGACAACGTCGGCTCCCTGCACGGCTTCATGTACAAGTACCTCAAGACCCTCGTGCTCCGCCTCTACGGCCAGGAGAATCTCAAGGCGGTGCTCGTCGCCGAGACGGACGCCGCCTGCCGCGGCAGCCTCGCCGCGTGGGCGGCGCAGCCAAGCGTCGAGCTCAAAGAAGGCCTCTCCACG ATGATCTTTGATCTTACCGCCAAGAAGCTGATCGGCTACGACACGTCCAAGTCGTCGGAGAGCCTGAGGAAGAACTTCGTGGCGTTCATTCGCGGGCTGATTTCTTTCCCTGTGAACATCCCGGGCACGGCCTACCATGAATGCATGGAG GGGCGGAAGAACGCGATGAGGGTGCTGAAGAGCATGATGAAGGAGCGGATGGCGGATCCGGAGCGGCGGTGCGAGGACTTCTTCGACCACGTGATCCAGGAACTCCGGAGGGAGAAGCCGCTCCTGACGGAGGCCATCGCGCTGGACCTCATGTTCGTGCTCCTCTTCGCCAGCTTCGAGACCACGGCGCTGGCGCTCACCCTCGGCGTCAAGCTCCTCACCGAGAACCCCAAGGTCGTCGACGCGTTGAGG GAGGAGCACGACGCGATCGCCAGGAACAGGAAGGACCCGGATGCCCCGGTCACGTGGGCCGAGTACAGATCCATGACCTTCACGAACCAG GTCATCATGGAGATGGTGAGGCTCGCAAACATCGTGCCGGGAATTTTCCGGAAGGCCCTGCAAGACGTTGAGATCAAAG GCTATACGATTCCGGCGGGATGGGGGATCATGGTGTGCCCACCGGCTGTGCACTTGAACCCTGACATATACGAAGACCCGTTGGCGTTCAACCCATGGAGGTGGCAG AACAAGCCTGAAATCACTGGCGGAACCAAGCATTTCATGGCATTCGGAGGTGGCCTTCGGTTCTGCGTTGGGACCGATTTCAGCAGGGTCCTGATGGCGACATTCATCCACAGTTTGGTTACAAAATACAG TTGGAGAACGATAAAAGGCGGGAACATAGTCCGGACCCCTGGCCTCGGCTTCCCAGATGGATTTCACATCCAGATTGTCCCTAGGAATTGA